DNA from Apostichopus japonicus isolate 1M-3 chromosome 15, ASM3797524v1, whole genome shotgun sequence:
ACAACATCTGTGGTTTTGGACGTAATTGAAGATACACGGATAACAGAAGACAAACCTGAAAATCAACATTAAATATTAATCAACaactagaaaagaaaaaaaatcatgaaaaaaaataatattagtaattacTGTAacgaagagagagaaaaagactgttagcaaactgcaaTACCTACTGCCAAAAAACCTGTGTAGGTAAAATATGTAAACAGTCAGAGTGCCTGATATTTCGATCTTAGCAGGATTTTCTTCAGAGGCAAACTGAATACTCTGAAGAAGATTTTaccaggatcgaaacgtcaggccctccaACTTTGACGTAACGTTATAACAAAACAATGGCAATGACCTTATAAATGACGAAGAACATCATCTTAAAGGGGAACAGTTGGACTTACCCTGATGTTGATAAAGTGGTATCATTTGTTCTCTTTCTTTGGCAGAGTGGACATCTTGATTTATTTTCTGGTAAGAGATGCTTGACATCTGACTGTAGTTCAtcctaataaataataatcaaaacaaaagatttACAAAAAGGAGTCcaatttacaataaaatattcaagcaAAGCTTTTTAATAATTATGAATAAGTATGGAGAGAAAACTTAATTCCAAtctaatataaataataatcagaacaaaaagattaaaaaaaggACAGtccaatttaaaataaaacgaTTACAAgagacttttttttaataaatatagtCATAAATATGAGCAAGTATGGATAGAAAACTGAATTTCAAACTCATAATAAATACTTTGGTATTTTGACTATGAGGAGAATGTTACTTATGCTAGTTTAGaaattttctttgttcttcCAATTTTTTAATCAAAGTAAAAGTTGGATAAAGATTGACAGAAACCTAGTGtactatatttgttttctttttattttgttttttagttttgacactctaatatttttctttggggtgtgggaggggactAGGATGGTATTGGCATAATATGGATACCAAACTAAGATTGGTAAACCCCAGTTTGTTTGGCCAAGAAACTGAGTTACCAAGGTCACTGGCTTGGCTCAAATCAAGGCAGAATTTCAAAGTTTATCAGTACAAATTTAATTACAGAATAAACTGTGCctggtgggagggggaagggggcatTTTCAGAGCAAATTTTGCCACCAGTGGCGgagtgtccatacagtcaggggggggagggccgatgcccccctgacgggctcaaatggactgctgccgcccttttcagctttttaccactttttacttattcgagATTATTGACCTTATtgttgcactctcatctacctattgacatttatcacattttgttggtgtaattttctgacaaaatggcaatgacacctacttattcttcgtttatctgcaaattagcaaggcccggaaaaggtcatttccagcgatctagagaagtatctttactcaaaaaatttctgtatgctgagcaccaacctgtggtggcgctccacttagatagtgtcaaaagcgcccctacagaccattctgacccccctgaccaatacccctagctccgccactgtttgccatcacttacttttggtggttGAGGTATTGGTAAAGCAGTGAAGGCTAACTGTGCCTGGTGATCTCCGTACATGTACCACCATTCTAAGAACTGTAGGAAGAATACTCCGACCGAAAGCCCCTGAGATAGGCAAAAAGCTACAAAGCCAAGAAGACTCTTTGAGCCTTGCAATAACTTCATTTGAAAactggaaagaaagaaaacaaagaatgaCTGACTGTttaggaaaaagaaaacaaatgtaaaaacaaatgtaTGGCACAACATCAGTTTAAATAATGTTATCAAAAAGTTGCTAGCCTACTATTTCTAGAATGGGGTTTAAGTTTAGAGGCAAAAGCGTTTTGTTAAGTTACAGGGCCTACAAAATACAACACagatttttgcattttttgttCGATATACAAGCTTACAAGGTTTGATGGTATATTCCAGCAAAAGACAATGTTGTACGCTGGTAGCTGGAAAATCCATCTGAGTATCTTGTTTTCAAACTCTAGATGGACTTGTTTGAAAGTGAGTGAGATAGTAGCCAGATAAACTGGTCATGTTTCCAAGCCATCAGATTGCAGAAGGACTGTGAGgttttgtgacgtcatcatgacacATGATCTTCAATAGCACTACCTTGTATTTAAAAGTGTTGGATTGCCCTCGAGTTTGATTAGAATGTTTATATTCCTGGGAATGTACACTGAATTCAAGGCTTTGATATAAAAACTggatttcaattttgttttccctCTGATAACAAATGATTTTCCTCTACGGTTAAATGATTGATACATAACAAAGAAAACTTAACACATCAATGTTATAAGTCATCATCAGTTCGACCTCGGTTGACCATTATCATCATGAGGGGTAGGAGAAGTTGGCCGGACAATAACCCTGGCATCGAGATTTCTAGTCATTTCTGTCTTCCATAAGGGTTGCTAGCTCAGACGTACTTTCAGCCCCACTGTCCTCTAGTAGGAAATGCAGGAAGGTTTTATGCCTTGCACCAGGGGTACCATGTTTTGGCTCCCAGAGAATGAACTTGTTGGCTGCTTCTTCTGGGTGTCAGTGGTAGTGACCAGGTCATTCCCTCTGCTATTGTCAAGTGCACTCCATGGTTGACCATAACACAGAGGCTTATCATTATAACTTCCACCTTCATAGCTTGTATCAGTTATGGCACTGATATAGTTTATATGTAACAGCGATAAACTAAAATGAATTATCCTAATTTGGTTTGATGCTGgaccaaagaaaatatttctttttccaaATCTTCACAAACATCTCCTTCATATTGGTTAATGATTACGGTAAGGGTTGTTCTTCCTCGCAGAAAAAGGAAGAAACCgcaaattttacaaaactttATCATTTGTGGCGCATGAAACGTCTGTAGAAATACTTGCTGGTAATTTTTGTATTTCCGTCACAAATGTCCCGACATCTTACTAACTACACGGTACTCTGGCTTTACGATGgaaattttattttgtcatatttactTACGTTGAAGGGTGGGTACCTCTTTGTGCCTTTGATACCTCCGGCAGTACATCATCAGGCGTTAGGTAAACTAATTTTAACCCTGAAAGAGAACAAGAGATTGGTCAGTTGCTCATCCAAATACAATTAAACTTTCGGTGACACTGAATACTTCGTTTGTTCCCAAGAATACTTTGACCAGCTTTAGTTGAAGAAATCTTGTGAGAAGTGGAATATAGTTATACAATTTTCATATTGATGAAAGCAGTGGTGTAGCTAGGGGCGTCaagggagggcacgtgccctgGGCGCCGGGTTTAGGGGGGCActgaaatgggagaatgagagttaaaaaaataagcacttttttagaaaaacatgatgaaattgatgtatgtcttcaggcatgaatattttccagttactaataagaatctgaactgaatgtagttgtttttattagcaactttatagattgtgatttcCTTTCAGTCCATTTTGAccgttttctctttctttttattattctgttctgtattctgtaatgactacatgtcaCAGAAATTTCGGGTACTTCAGTATACAGTTCCAAGGCAGTTTTTCGAAAGGTGGAAATATCATAGGTGGaaatatcataggcgtaggagcataatttgatttaggggggggggggctgtaacaacttgcccgaaaaatgtaaccaacAATTTttgcgcgcttcgcgcgcaatttatttttctttcagtagtggGGGCGCACTTTTCTACTCTTGCACCCGGCGCCAAAacctctagctacgccactgaatgaAAGCCAACTTAAATTTATGTATAACAACAGAATAGTTATGTTACCTGACAAATGCATATACGGTGAATGGCAGTTTATACCCTGGAATAAGTACCTCATTTGATAAAGAAGGAATGTACCCTGTAGATCAAAGGAAGAGGAATTAATGCAGACGACATATACGGTGTGATTTCAAACAAAGTTTGCTGGTTATCTTGGGAATGACTCTGATATCTTGTAAGATATGTTTTACAAACATCAAAAGTTACTTTTTCAATaatgttttaaataaatttatcaCAGAGTGTAAAAGTGTGACTGTTTGCATTTACTTtagataaataataaatatgactTGTGGAACAGGAATACTCTTCTCCCCGTAGTAACAGTTTCCGTACATGAGCCTGTAACCCCACCCAATGTACAAAACAGTATAACCATGATTTTCCCAAACGATATGGAGCAGACTTTGTTCTTCTTTGAAAATGCATTGTTTGGTGGTAAAGACATACAATCATTGGTGTACAATATTCACATTGTATACTTACATAATTCACCATTTTGTATAGGCAGGAAACAACCCCTGTCTATCCCTTGCCTGTGCGACCCCATTCTACCCCACCTCTACCTCTACCTCTACCTACCCCACCTCTCATCCATCCCTACCGTACTCCTTCCATGGGTCGTCCCCACCCCCTTGTGCAAATATATTCAGGACCTTATGAAGTTTGGCAGTAGGTGGGTACAAACAGTTTAAAGTGCTCACCTCCCAAGACATGTGAATGAATGGATATATTCTTATGTACACCCTCTGGAATTTTTGCATTCCACTTTGATTTGACCAACTGCCAGATCTTGATCCTTCTTTCCATTTTGCAAACAACTTATCCAGTTTGAGTTTAATGAAGGGTACGAAAACCTGCCAAAAtaaggaaaatattattttaaacttttcacaagacatataaaaaaaaacactattaaaaaagaaaacatatttttaatcgagaaaatcattcaaatgaatttgtgtaaatattgcatttaaatgaataaaacaagtactgttttgtttctttgaaaataaatgaCCAAAACTTGACTGGTCAGTGAAGCACATTCAAGTaaactaatattaaaaaatattaaatcttGAACTAGCTAAAAACATTTctgaatattgttttcattttatggGTTTTGAGAATAAACTCAACCTCTGATATCTAATGGGTGAGATTTTACTTCTATGgagagtggggggtgggggagtggggattGGAGCTGGTGGGTATGTATAAGTGCTCAAAAACAAGGTGATGGCAGGCTTTCATCATATGCAAACAGGGCTTTTCACTCAATTTCTTACAAAGGAACTTGTAATACACATAGGTTTCAATAGGTATATGACTTCAATTCAGCATTCTCCAGCTTACACATGGATGTAAATATTTGACTTGTAAAATTAGTGCTTGTAGGACGGCATTCACAGCGTAAAAATGGCACtttataatatacaatatactgtCTTTGAAACGACATGTAACAACATCTGAAGAAGTTTTTGACATTTTCCTCCCACTGTTGGAAACATTATTTACCACTCAAAAGGGTCACACACGCAACTACGCACACTCTAATTAAATCCCTGGTAAATGAGCAGCTCAGTTCATGCGGGAAATTAAATTTGACTTACCAAAAAGGCAAGGGATTTTAAGTGTTCTCTTCTGCTCAATTTGTTAACAGACGGACCTGAACACTTTATAGGCACTCTTTTCATTCCATAAAAATTCTCTGAGAAAGAGCCATCTGAAACAGAACAGAAGATATTTTCTTGACTTTGATATATTCAATTTTGAACAAGAAAAAGATGTGACTATTAAAGAATTACAAATTATTTGTAATTCTTTGATGATTCAAATTACAGATCTGTTCCAATGTCATAGATTAAGTTATACTAATCTGGAAACATGTGGAGTTATTTGTGTACCATAGGGTGGGTGCATTGCTACAAATGCATTCATAGCTTCATTGTATACCCAATAATGAAATCAATATTATGAGGTTAAGAAATCATTTGCAGAtatttggagaaattttcaaaTAGGTCAAGTTATTTCTTCCCTCTCTACATTTTGTCCTCCCAATTTTTTAGGGGCCCCTCAGTCTGGGACCCTGGGTCTGGGTCCACCTCGAACAATGGTTAATTTGGTCATAcatcaagttttgttttgagGGATAAATTAATGGACTGTGTTGTGAGATTCATATCACAATATATTTCATGTTCAAATGGATTTGTGGAGTGCAATACTATACATTGATAAACACAATGTAGATTCTTGAAACTTCCACATACTTACTGGTCTTAGCTAGAAAGTAATTTTGCAAAATCAGATCTAGGAGCGCATAAATTTCATCACCATAGCGAAACATCCACCCATAACTACCAGGATTCTTTTCAGCAATAAACTGTAATGGCGAAAGGAAAAGTACAGAAGCTGGTTGAATAATTGGTTATATTACTAAATAAACACATCTCTTGGCATTATtcagaaatttttttttaggaaactTTTGCCTGCTTCCCAGGTGACAGGTTGCAACTCAGTATTGTGTATGAAAAGCACATTGAAGGCTATCATAGATATACTCTTAGTCTCTTACCACTGAGTGGAAGATGGAGAGAAGAGCCATTAGGATTATAATCACTGGcttaatatataaatgaaacatgAATTTAATATTGAACTTCCAACTAGGAGCCTATACTCTGCTACTGCAGGTTAGGGGCACAGTCTGCCAGCCTAGTATAGTAGGGAAGCTTCTGATTGGGTATAGTGGTATGATGCTTGCCTTTTATCACGTACAGCACATTACAGGTAACTAATGCAGTTTCTTCAGGGCACAAATGGGAGCCACTGTTGGGTATATGGTGTAAAATTTGATCAATTCACAGACAATTGGGTCCTATTTGTAACTTTTACAAACCTTTAAGAAGTGACTGAGAGCAGGTCTCAAGGTTGCTGTTAAACTCTCCTGAGCCAAAACCTCAAAGAAGGAAGGTCTTGCTTGGTCAGCCACGGATGTCAAATGAGCTGCATATTCAGCCATGACTTTTGTGTACTTTCAAACTAGCAAGAaagtaatacaaacaaaatatgatatctACTGAGATATAATGCAATGATACCAAATTTAACTTCAAATCTAGGCCTACTAATTGTAAGATACATGTGAGACTTTTTCCCACTTTAAAAAATGACCTGGAAGGCAGTCATTTTCCAATTTACTATAATAAGAAGCAACTTCACAGTAGATGAAGATACTTGTTCTTTACTCCACAACAAGGAAAACTCATGATCTGGGAGTTGTTTAACGAATTTCGAAACATTATATCTGATGGAACAGGAGGAGCGACTTGGCCAAGAATGGTCTGCATGTGCTAACGTTGAGTAGTCCATATCTCTATGCGACACACAACGCCAACACAGTAATATTACTCAGCCTACACTTCACACCGTACACAACAACACATTACATGGTAACAAGACCCCGCCTGACTTCATCCGTGTTACTGAGTGGATGACAAAAGCAACTTAAAGATAACGGGTTTGCTCCCACTGTCGGGTGGAACAGATAAGCAACAGTGTTAGCAGTACCTTACAGATGTTTGGTGTACCATACCACAAAACCATTCCAACTAAGTTAGattttgtttacttcaaattCAACTTTGTCCCGTTTTCCTACATCGGTGCGCAATAACGTGAGGTAATATACTGGTTGCGCGAAACTTGCATTGTAGCGCTTGTTATTGTTATGCAATTCTTAAGCCTAGGCTAAGTAGCCTAACTCTGTAATAGGCTATGTTAAATGCTGTTAAGTCTTGGTAGACCAAGATGAATAGATGATATTCAAGGGCCATGTTTTTCGGCCAACGTTGAAAGCGATTCTTTTCCACTTAAGTGTTCATTATAATCTTCTTCAATTTTAGGTGTTCTGGTTCATTATTGAGAATATATCACTTGTTAAAACTATCTTGGTCTTTCTGGAAAAGCTATTCTATAATTTATTAAACTTAGCAAGACCAAATAAGTATGTTATCCGACCTTGCCTACCCAGTCGAGCCTCTAGCCTTACTTGCATTTCATTCCAGTTGAGCGgtggaaatgaaaatttcagatGGCATGAAACATTTTGTTCATATACCATATTTTAGTTTGATTAAGCTTCTACCAGGATATTTATACAATATAATGGTATACTCTTGAAAACAGAAGATTCAAAGCACGACTTGTTACCATATATAAAGAGACTCATGGCCTGATCCCAAGCAACATAAATAACCTTCTTGAAGACAAAGAAAAACCAACTACACGTCAATCTCACAGTTTGAATTATAAAATTCCTCAAGCTCAAAAGaactgttataaatattcacTTTATCCTCGCACCATTCCTCAGTGGAACGCACTCCCACCTGATCTAAAATCAGCACCAAACACCGCCTCCTTCAAGTTAATGCTGGGAAGTCAGCAGCACCATTAGCCAGCTTGGAGGACTGCACGTCAACAGCCACATCAGGGGCGATTTGTGCAGTATTACACCAAGACCAAGACCAAGACCTACCCTATACTTAATGCTTGGCCTCTAGCCTAGGCTAATTGTCATCGTCAAGTTGAGACAGATTAGAATCAGCACTCTAGCGCAGAAGTTGTTTCACTGATAAAGATGGCAGTTTGGCGAGTACAGCATTGGGTACTAGGCCTCCGTGATAAATTTGTATTGCATAATATAACattgtttgatttatttccttTAAGATTAGGTTTGCCTAGAAATGGCTAATGTTATTCACCTGAAAATCAGAAAAATATTGAACTCACTTTTCCCTAATCATCTGTTAAGATAAAATCTTTATTCTTCCAGCATTTGTATGAACAATGAGGGTGGGCTTCTGTTTTCATCCAGTTGCAAGTCAAAGTATTAAGTAACTACATTCATTGTGTGCCCTATCACTATGTATTCAGCTTTCTCTACTTCATTCTGTGAAAAAAACTCTTGTGTTTCATTCCAAACAGAAGATAGTCCTGCCTTGCTGTCTAAGACGATTTCATCATTTATGATAATTGTGTATCCGTGGCTATTTGAATAGAAGAGTAACAATGTCGGATCGTGTCACCCAGCTCCAGGATGCTGTTAACCAGGTTTGTTGCATGAATTGTACTTTAAAATTTGAAACCCTGGTATCAAGTTTTCTCCTTTTGATGAGTTTTCAAGAGAATAATGAAGCAGGCATACTCTTCTTTCCCATCACCACTCTCTCCCTCAAGACTGCTTCTTGAATGCCCCCAACTAAACAACAACGGTATACCATAGGCAAAGTACCAATGGTTTACCAAGCAACCCCTTTGACAATCACTAATAAAAGGCAATGGAATCACAAAAAATCTCTTCAAATCTCAATTCACAAGCCAGATATGCCAAAACCCAGCCTCTGGTCAACACCACTTCAAGCTTCAAGCAAGGTGAATTACTTGCTTTTGGTTGAGAGAACCTTGCTCCGGTTTGCTTTCAGATGGGAAGGTTATCACTTGGCTGGAACGTTTCTATATTCAGATATGTATCAGATGCCATCTTGTCAGAACTGAGTCTTAATGGAACTAAATTCCCAATCTCCAATGAAAACTCTTAGGGTAAAAAACATCCAGAGGTATCTCTAATTTGATCATAATGTTATTGTGAGCAGTCAGTATTCAATTTGCTTTTGAAGcattatattttttactttttttgctCATAGATGGCAGAGCACTTCTGTAACAGTATAGGGGTTCTCCAGCAGAATGCCACACCTTCCAAGTTCCAGCCACCAGAGAAGCAAGGTAATATATCTGCTCTTGTTGATTCTAACACtcgattatattatttttatttgtttgtttcttaccttgattgtttcttctttttttaaagttattaatcCTAAATTAATTCAATAATAAAAGGATTCAAATTAGTATTGTTCCTTATTTCTCTGTTTCGTTATTCATCACTCctgatgaaatataataattaccCCAGGTTAAGATCAGGACTAATTCAAGCGGTGAAAGTACATCAAATTTGTCTTTGAATCTTCCAAATTCTTTCCTGCTTTTCTCATACCTAACACCTTGAAATGTAACTCCCTTCCTGAAAAATGATTAGTTGATAAACAATAAGAGTATGTAAGATCACCTGCAATCAATTGGCAGAATATGTGCTAGAGGGACATACAacaccctccctcccacccccccccccacaacccacTCCCCCTTCAGTTTAGAAACTATAAGTTTATAGAGCATTTAAAAGCTATTTTGATAGTTGTATATAATTATTTTCTAATGTTAATAGTGATATATGGACAGATATCGCACACACTCCCCCAAACATATTTCACCCAGCTCATAGGCATAAGAggcaggggggtggggggctgcagccccaccCCCAATCAaaactttttgtgaaaattcgggcaatatgctgagaatttttcgggcacctactgaaagaaaaataatttgcaagttgtctttcaatggttaaactgatattattattatcatgattattgtaacgacttccccaataattataaccaatatggaagggtaataacacagaaaatgattgtatattattggcatgtgatgtaataaccgatgaatgcctatatgatatgcacattaacatgtagaaCGCGTGCGGAGCAGgcgaaaaagtttggttatatttttcgggcaagtcgttacagccccaccAAATCAAATAAGGCTCCTACCCCTATGATCCAGCTCCATCAAGTCCGTCAGTGCTTACGCACATGACCATCGACACAATGAAAGGAAAGTTTACCTTTCAGTAATATATTTTGGCTTCCCAGGTACTGCAGACGCACCAGCTGTGCAGGATGACTTCACTCAGTTGTTTGCTCAACTCATCGCAAGAACGGCCAAAGATATTGACGTTTTGATAGAATCATTACCTAGCGAGGAACTAACCACAGAACTCCAGGTAAAAGCTTGTGTTTATGTTTTATGAGCCTTGTGCCAGCTGTACGAGCAATTTATTGATTTTGTCATGATTTGTTCATCACTGCAAGTATGGCAGAGACCATGTTAACTTAGGGAAATTCCAAAATCTCAGATATTGAGTCCTTGGAATGACCTTGAGAGATGACAAAGGACAAAGGCAGGGAGGAGTGAACACTTGCAAATACAGCAAAAGCCTGCTTCATGTCAGGAATTGGAAGTTTCAGACAGTGAGACCTAAGATTGTAACAAAATGTGACTAGGGATGAATTCAGTACTTTGAGGTGTGGAGGGGAAGAAGGGGGCAAGTAGATAAggtgggggggcaggggggttgAAGTGAGTGTACCTTGTATTGCCGGTTTAAATACCGACTTCATGGCGGAACAATTCTTTCTGATTTCAAACCTTCAACCGACTcgagaaaaatgtcaaaaattcTAAATTTTCACGAGTGGCGAAAGTGTACCATGAAACTTGACATTCTTGAATCTTATTCTTCTCTGTAGAATACCAGCTTGAAGAAACTGGAACAGGAGAACAAAGAAGCTGCACAGCGACTCAGCGATTTGGTGAAACGAGGAGATACACTACTCCTGAGAATACAAGAAGCCTTGAGCGAGATTGCAGAAGCCCAACTCAGGACTAAAAGCTCCATCACGAGTAAAAGCAGCAACTCGAAACTGCCAGACAACGGAACTTAAAAGAGACCTATATTGTACACCTTTTGGAAGCAAAACAAAAGTATTTTGTGGGGAAACTTTGGAAAGCTACTCCTAGGTTTGCCACAAGGCAGTTGGAGAGGCTGACATTAGAATGAGGGCGCCATTTAAAATGCCACATCATGTGAGTAATGAACGGCAGTTTATGTTTGTGGCAGAGCGGTGGTGGATGCTTATCAGTTTGTTAAACACGAAGGTGGTGGCTGCCTGGTAAGTTGAGATTGGAGCAGTGCAAGCTGACGAGAAAGTACATCAGGCCGAGCGAGGTATTTTGGGGGAGAATTCTTCTTAACAATTCTGAAGTACTGTTTGTAGTGCAATAAATATGATTGCTCCTTGGGAAACCTTTTATTTCAGCAAGAATTTGGGATTTCACATGAATTATTGATGTATcattttaaaaaccatattttTGAAATCATTGCAGAATTTTGGCTCTGAAAAAGTTGTGTTGAATGGGTCATTCACCTTCATTTTGTGATGAAAATCTATGGGAATGTATCTAGAATTAACTGCAATGTTATTTGAGTACTACCTAATAGGTTTTGTGAACTTCCCACCAAAATCAAAGTGGTGCTTTTATTGCTATGTGATTAAATTAACATTTGGATACTACAATAAGCCAGTTTTTACATTGCAAAACTGTTGTCAGACATGCACCAAAGTTGTTATAGCATTTTCAAGAAATTCTCATGCCAAAAAATCTTGATCaaccccccctgccccccccccataccacTCCCAGAGCATATTGGATGTATACTATATGAATGAAAGTAGTGTGTTCACTTTGGTTTATTGTGTAGATCGAATGTTTAAGCATCCAATGATGGCCACAGTGATATCTATTTCAATCTAGCATTACCAATGAACTTTATTGATCATTGAAAGTGGATTTTGTT
Protein-coding regions in this window:
- the LOC139980871 gene encoding peroxisome assembly protein 12-like encodes the protein MAEYAAHLTSVADQARPSFFEVLAQESLTATLRPALSHFLKFIAEKNPGSYGWMFRYGDEIYALLDLILQNYFLAKTNGSFSENFYGMKRVPIKCSGPSVNKLSRREHLKSLAFLVFVPFIKLKLDKLFAKWKEGSRSGSWSNQSGMQKFQRVYIRIYPFIHMSWEGTFLLYQMRYLFQGINCHSPYMHLSGLKLVYLTPDDVLPEVSKAQRGTHPSTFQMKLLQGSKSLLGFVAFCLSQGLSVGVFFLQFLEWWYMYGDHQAQLAFTALPIPQPPKDELQSDVKHLLPENKSRCPLCQRKRTNDTTLSTSGFVFCYPCIFNYVQNHRCCPITKYPTSLDQVVKLYPPSD
- the LOC139980872 gene encoding mediator of RNA polymerase II transcription subunit 21-like, which produces MSDRVTQLQDAVNQMAEHFCNSIGVLQQNATPSKFQPPEKQGTADAPAVQDDFTQLFAQLIARTAKDIDVLIESLPSEELTTELQNTSLKKLEQENKEAAQRLSDLVKRGDTLLLRIQEALSEIAEAQLRTKSSITSKSSNSKLPDNGT